One genomic window of Nitrososphaera sp. includes the following:
- a CDS encoding tetratricopeptide repeat protein: MATRDLLPAVGAEKKLIATNDARFISVKELYTRSYAIVIGISSYKDERLKLKNPVNDAKEVARVLKEKHGFDEVQLILDSEATRENLASIFDDKIRSKEVTRDDRLLVYYSGHGDIRASADQQENTYSESFLIPFDAKYGTYSSYLNLDIITRNCRLCSAKHVLLILDSCYSGTALIDRRSPPRPDIVNDEYLKSITNKRSIQAVAATDKSQLALDSGVGLGQLSSSHGAFTGCLLEILDSDFDPDNDGILTASELGQYLVKNVPRNDIPQNPLYGYLPGSEIGDFIFNIYTRPAVKIGSTGAVSEVPVAQSFDEMSPLVKAASEYYARREYERAITFLDRILEINPKHIGSLTRKGISSMKINRIEDARNCFRQVLSLEKDNVEALDYLERLDQLAAKSNPTSEDSPQEKKIPSAGSEMHPKQTIRLYEQGRKLYDEGNSRKAIEFYDKAIEQNPEFAAAWNGKGLALFHQREYQEAISCYNKAIEIKPDYYETYNDKGVLLKELGRIEEAISCYNKAIEIKPDYAKAYNNKGLALNKLGKYMEAIANFQTALKLEPSNLAIRNNYRNSLTKISDTKDKLRVQKTNPYSSDALLRDQIENPTLPKGMSKDERRNTDRLSRGQREKPTLPYEALTAHGTDPSPDALLRDQIENPTLPKGMSKNLPKKKFLR; the protein is encoded by the coding sequence ATGGCAACACGAGACCTTTTGCCAGCAGTTGGCGCGGAGAAGAAATTGATCGCAACAAATGACGCTCGCTTTATCTCCGTCAAGGAACTTTATACTCGCAGTTATGCCATCGTAATAGGAATATCTAGCTACAAGGATGAGAGGCTCAAACTAAAGAATCCTGTAAACGACGCTAAAGAGGTTGCAAGAGTCTTGAAAGAAAAACACGGATTCGATGAGGTGCAATTAATACTTGATTCGGAGGCGACACGTGAAAATCTCGCTTCGATTTTTGATGACAAAATTAGAAGTAAAGAAGTTACAAGAGACGACAGGCTTCTAGTTTACTACTCTGGTCATGGCGATATTAGGGCGAGTGCGGACCAACAGGAGAATACCTACTCTGAATCGTTCCTAATACCGTTCGACGCAAAATATGGCACATATAGCAGCTACCTTAACCTTGATATCATAACTAGGAACTGTCGACTTTGTAGTGCGAAACACGTTTTACTCATACTTGACAGCTGCTATAGCGGTACTGCGTTAATAGATAGACGCAGCCCTCCACGACCAGACATCGTAAATGATGAATATCTCAAATCAATAACGAATAAGAGGTCTATACAAGCAGTAGCAGCGACTGACAAGAGCCAGTTGGCTCTGGACTCCGGAGTTGGTCTTGGTCAACTAAGTTCTTCACATGGTGCATTCACAGGCTGCCTGCTCGAGATATTGGACAGTGATTTTGACCCCGACAATGATGGAATCCTAACTGCCAGCGAGTTGGGACAATATTTGGTAAAAAACGTACCGCGCAACGATATACCTCAGAATCCGCTTTATGGTTACCTTCCAGGCAGTGAGATTGGTGATTTTATTTTCAATATTTACACTAGACCCGCTGTTAAGATTGGGTCGACTGGAGCTGTATCTGAAGTCCCAGTTGCTCAGTCATTCGACGAAATGTCACCACTTGTCAAAGCAGCTAGCGAGTATTATGCGAGAAGGGAATACGAACGAGCAATTACCTTCTTGGATAGGATATTGGAGATTAATCCAAAGCATATCGGATCGCTAACTCGAAAGGGAATTTCCTCGATGAAAATTAACAGAATTGAGGATGCAAGAAATTGTTTCAGGCAGGTCCTATCGCTTGAGAAGGATAATGTCGAGGCATTGGACTACTTGGAAAGGCTTGACCAATTAGCTGCAAAGTCAAACCCGACATCAGAGGATTCGCCTCAGGAAAAAAAGATTCCATCTGCTGGTTCCGAAATGCATCCTAAACAGACCATCAGATTGTATGAACAGGGAAGGAAACTCTATGATGAAGGTAATTCGAGAAAGGCTATAGAATTCTACGACAAAGCAATTGAGCAGAACCCCGAATTTGCGGCTGCGTGGAATGGCAAGGGTCTTGCACTCTTCCATCAACGCGAGTACCAGGAAGCCATTTCTTGCTATAACAAAGCCATTGAGATAAAACCTGATTATTATGAGACATACAATGACAAGGGAGTTCTTCTGAAAGAATTGGGTCGAATCGAAGAGGCCATTTCTTGCTATAACAAAGCCATTGAAATAAAACCTGACTATGCTAAAGCATACAACAACAAGGGTCTTGCTCTAAACAAGCTTGGCAAGTATATGGAAGCAATTGCGAATTTTCAGACTGCGCTCAAATTAGAGCCGAGCAATTTAGCTATTCGAAACAATTATCGAAATTCGCTCACCAAAATTTCGGATACCAAGGATAAGCTCCGAGTTCAGAAAACCAATCCCTATTCATCTGACGCATTGCTAAGAGATCAAATTGAGAATCCCACACTGCCAAAAGGAATGTCAAAAGATGAACGCAGAAACACGGATAGGTTGTCAAGAGGGCAGCGTGAAAAACCTACTCTGCCATATGAGGCACTAACGGCGCATGGCACGGATCCTTCGCCGGACGCATTGCTAAGAGATCAAATTGAGAATCCCACACTGCCAAAAGGAATGTCCAAGAATCTGCCAAAGAAGAAGTTCCTTCGATAA